In Musa acuminata AAA Group cultivar baxijiao chromosome BXJ2-8, Cavendish_Baxijiao_AAA, whole genome shotgun sequence, one genomic interval encodes:
- the LOC135618558 gene encoding N-terminal acetyltransferase B complex auxiliary subunit NAA25-like isoform X1 — protein MATKFGVAGGIPERRVRPIWDAVDSRQYKPALKLASSLLVKYPSSPYALALKALILERMGKPDEALRVCLEAKEFLYSDNFLHIDELTLSTLQIVFQRLDHLDLASSCYEHACAKHPNNLEIMIGLFNCYVRECSFVKQQQIAIKMYKHFSEERFLLWAVCSIELQVVCNSSGHKLLQLAEALLKKHMASHSLHEPDALVMYISILEQQEKYDAALEVLSGNLGSLIGIEEDKLRIQGRLLARACNYAAAAEIFQRVLESCPDDWQTFLHYLACLLEEDVNWSKTNSSHQSCLPCVDDIKACKATHLTKDEFDSRISNALSFVQKLQMDCRNDCVRGPHLAQIEIERRHRLHGIAHDGKFMESLLNYFYRFGHLSCFTSDVEMFLRLLTDDEKDQLLDNMRTLESTSASPIKALGHAMTVFKVQESFGFMFTLSLRELEGTARKMLEMFCKDLKLSRDLDPQENMHGEDLLSMASNILVLLFWRTRKLGYLLEAIMVLEYGLNIRRYVWQYKILLLHLYSYLGALPLAYEWYSTLDVKNILLETVSHHILPQMISSPLWQETGDLLKDYLKFMDDHLREAADLTCVAYRHRNYSKVIEFVQFKDRLENSNQLLMARLDVSILQLKQKADSLQEVECIFENLNYGSRFLEMSNEDKLKSLTFNEDLQARPWWSPTSSVNLLSGCFEEGSACLRESLKGGDEEYIVKKVIERKSILPRLVYLSIQSGSISLKENDRNGSLSDASAVGELKCLLERYARNIGLSFDDAISVILAISRGQKSFKEFGSDFISWINFAVFVNAWNLCCRGVKLLNEDKCGMSSWRIVDSLVKSCVAEQLMHAEPILASPGDKLPILVQLVTEPISWHILVMQSRIRWMLPSGRRKKRSGMTDHLSSPDMQAMCGSVRCLIDAIQHIERWVADQMNRSEDQDLDILLSHIHRGDAEGGPGCVLQSLEQNACADDVGDRILGALQSWSCATVCRKIVGAQRKMLSHLLRICQAKLKLLRSMQ, from the exons ATGGCGACCAAATTTGGCGTCGCCGGTGGCATACCGGAGCGCCGGGTCCGGCCGATTTGGGACGCCGTCGACTCCCGGCAGTACAAGCCGGCGCTCAAGCTCGCCTCGAGTCTCCTCGTCAAGTACCCCAGCTCTCCTTACGCCCTG GCACTCAAAGCTCTTATTTTGGAGAGGATGGGAAAGCCCGATGAAGCATTACGTGTGTGCTTAGAAGCAAAGGAATTTTTATATTCTGATAATTTTCTTCATATCGATGAGCTGACACTCAGCACGTTGCAGATTGTTTTCCAACGGCTTGATCACT TGGATCTCGCTAGTTCATGCTACGAGCATGCCTGTGCCAAACACCCAAACAACTTGGAGATCATGATTGGTCTTTTTAATTGCTATGTTCGTGAATGCTCATTTGTGAAACAACAGCAG ATAGCTATAAAAATGTATAAACATTTCAGTGAAGAGAGGTTTTTGCTCTGGGCAGTTTGCAGCATTGAGTTACAG GTAGTTTGCAACAGCAGTGGTCACAAACTGTTGCAGTTGGCAGAGGCTTTACTTAAGAAGCACATGGCTTCTCATAGCCTGCATGAGCCAGATG CACTTGTTATGTATATATCAATACTGGAACAACAAGAAAAGTATGATGCAGCTCTGGAAGTTCTTTCTGGGAATCTGGGTTCTCTTATAGGAATTGAAGAGGATAAGCTAAGGATCCAG GGGAGGCTTCTTGCACGTGCATGTAACTATGCTGCTGCTGCAGAGATCTTCCAGAGAGTCCTAGAGTCATG TCCGGATGATTGGCAGACATTTCTGCATTATTTAGCATGTTTGTTGGAGGAGGATGTGAACTGGTCCAAGACAAATTCCTCCCATCAATCATGTTTACCATGTGTTGATGACATTAAAGCATGCAAGGCAACtcatttaaccaaggatgag TTTGATTCACGAATCTCCAATGCTCTATCATTCGTTCAAAAGCTGCAAATGGATTGCCGTAATGATTGTGTTAGAGGACCTCACTTAGCACAAATTGAAATTGAACGGCGTCACCGTCTGCATGGAATAGCACATGATGGCAAGTTCATGGAGTCTTTGCTGAATTATTTTTATAG GTTTGGTCATTTGTCTTGCTTTACTTCTGATGTGGAAATGTTTCTTCGCCTCCTAACTGATGATGAGAAAGATCAATTATTAGACAATATGAGAACTTTGGAATCAACATCTGCATCCCCTATAAAAGCCCTGGGCCATGCTATGACAGTTTTTAAAGTACAAGAATCTTTTGGTTTCATGTTCACTCTCTCTCTTAGGG AACTTGAAGGCACTGCTAGAAAAATGTTGGAAATGTTTTGTAAAGACCTTAAACTTTCAAGGGACCTGGACCCTCAGGAAAACATGCATGGAGAAGATTTGTTATCAATGGCCAGCAATATCCTTGTCCtg CTGTTTTGGCGTACTAGGAAGCTGGGATATTTGTTGGAGGCAATTATGGTTTTGGAGTATGGCCTAAACATAAGAAG ATATGTCTGGCAGTACAAGATTCTATTATTGCATTTGTACTCTTACTTGGGAGCTCTACCATTAGCATATGAATG GTATAGTACACTGGATGTCAAAAACATCCTTCTGGAGACAGTTTCCCACCACATTTTGCCCCAAATGATCAGTTCACCACTTTGGCAGGAAACTGGTGATCTTTTGAAAGATTATCTGAAATTTATGGATGATCATTTGCGAGAAGCTGCTGATCTTACTTGTGTTGCATATCGTCATCGTAACTACTCAAAA GTAATTGAGTTTGTTCAGTTTAAAGATCGCCTAGAAAACTCGAATCAACTTTTGATGGCAAGGCTCGATGTGTCCATTCTGCAGCTTAAGCAGAAAGCAGATAGTCTTCAAGAAGTGGAG TGCATCTTTGAAAACCTGAACTATGGCTCCAGGTTTCTTGAGATGTCGAATGAAGATAAACTGAAATCTTTGACATTTAACGAAGATCTCCAAGCAAGACCTTGGTGGTCTCCAACCTCCAGTGTAAATCTTCTTTCAG GATGTTTTGAAGAAGGATCTGCATGCCTAAGAGAGAGCTTA AAAGGTGGAGACGAGGAATACATCGTGAAGAAAGTTATTGAGAGAAAATCTATTCTTCCTCGGCTAGTCTATCTGTCAATTCAGAGTGGTTCCATCTCCTTGAAGGAAAATGATCGTAATGGCTCTTTATCTGATGCTAGTGCTGTCGGCGAACTAAAATGTCTTTTGGAGAGATATGCAAGGAACATTGGTCTTTCTTTTGATGATGCGATTAGTGTGATTCTTGCCATCTCCAGAGGTCAAAAATCGTTCAAG GAATTCGGTTCAGATTTCATCAGCTGGATAAACTTCGCTGTTTTTGTCAATGCGTGGAACCTGTGTTGCCGTGGTGTGAAGCTACTCAACGAAGATAAATGTGGTATGAGTTCATGGAGAATTGTCGATAGCTTGGTTAAGTCTTGTGTTGCTGAACAACTGATGCATGCGGAGCCTATATTGGCATCTCCCGGAGACAAGCTTCCGATTTTGGTACAGTTGGTGACAGAACCCATTTCTTGGCATATCCTAGTAATGCAGTCACGTATAAGATGGATGCTTCCatcaggaagaagaaagaagagaagtggTATGACGGATCATCTCAGTTCCCCAGATATGCAGGCCATGTGTGGTTCAGTGCGGTGTTTAATTGATGCCATACAACACATCGAGAGATGGGTGGCAGATCAAATGAACAGGTCGGAGGATCAGGATCTGGATATTTTACTGTCCCATATACATAGAGGAGATGCTGAGGGCGGGCCAGGCTGTGTGTTGCAAAGCCTGGAACAAAATGCATGTGCCGACGACGTAGGTGACAGAATATTGGGAGCTCTACAATCCTGGAGTTGTGCTACCGTTTGTAGGAAAATAGTGGGGGCACAACGTAAGATGCTATCACATTTACTCCGAATATGCCAGGCGAAGTTGAAGCTGTTGCGCTCGATGCAATGA
- the LOC135618558 gene encoding N-terminal acetyltransferase B complex auxiliary subunit NAA25-like isoform X2, whose translation MIGLFNCYVRECSFVKQQQIAIKMYKHFSEERFLLWAVCSIELQVVCNSSGHKLLQLAEALLKKHMASHSLHEPDALVMYISILEQQEKYDAALEVLSGNLGSLIGIEEDKLRIQGRLLARACNYAAAAEIFQRVLESCPDDWQTFLHYLACLLEEDVNWSKTNSSHQSCLPCVDDIKACKATHLTKDEFDSRISNALSFVQKLQMDCRNDCVRGPHLAQIEIERRHRLHGIAHDGKFMESLLNYFYRFGHLSCFTSDVEMFLRLLTDDEKDQLLDNMRTLESTSASPIKALGHAMTVFKVQESFGFMFTLSLRELEGTARKMLEMFCKDLKLSRDLDPQENMHGEDLLSMASNILVLLFWRTRKLGYLLEAIMVLEYGLNIRRYVWQYKILLLHLYSYLGALPLAYEWYSTLDVKNILLETVSHHILPQMISSPLWQETGDLLKDYLKFMDDHLREAADLTCVAYRHRNYSKVIEFVQFKDRLENSNQLLMARLDVSILQLKQKADSLQEVECIFENLNYGSRFLEMSNEDKLKSLTFNEDLQARPWWSPTSSVNLLSGCFEEGSACLRESLKGGDEEYIVKKVIERKSILPRLVYLSIQSGSISLKENDRNGSLSDASAVGELKCLLERYARNIGLSFDDAISVILAISRGQKSFKEFGSDFISWINFAVFVNAWNLCCRGVKLLNEDKCGMSSWRIVDSLVKSCVAEQLMHAEPILASPGDKLPILVQLVTEPISWHILVMQSRIRWMLPSGRRKKRSGMTDHLSSPDMQAMCGSVRCLIDAIQHIERWVADQMNRSEDQDLDILLSHIHRGDAEGGPGCVLQSLEQNACADDVGDRILGALQSWSCATVCRKIVGAQRKMLSHLLRICQAKLKLLRSMQ comes from the exons ATGATTGGTCTTTTTAATTGCTATGTTCGTGAATGCTCATTTGTGAAACAACAGCAG ATAGCTATAAAAATGTATAAACATTTCAGTGAAGAGAGGTTTTTGCTCTGGGCAGTTTGCAGCATTGAGTTACAG GTAGTTTGCAACAGCAGTGGTCACAAACTGTTGCAGTTGGCAGAGGCTTTACTTAAGAAGCACATGGCTTCTCATAGCCTGCATGAGCCAGATG CACTTGTTATGTATATATCAATACTGGAACAACAAGAAAAGTATGATGCAGCTCTGGAAGTTCTTTCTGGGAATCTGGGTTCTCTTATAGGAATTGAAGAGGATAAGCTAAGGATCCAG GGGAGGCTTCTTGCACGTGCATGTAACTATGCTGCTGCTGCAGAGATCTTCCAGAGAGTCCTAGAGTCATG TCCGGATGATTGGCAGACATTTCTGCATTATTTAGCATGTTTGTTGGAGGAGGATGTGAACTGGTCCAAGACAAATTCCTCCCATCAATCATGTTTACCATGTGTTGATGACATTAAAGCATGCAAGGCAACtcatttaaccaaggatgag TTTGATTCACGAATCTCCAATGCTCTATCATTCGTTCAAAAGCTGCAAATGGATTGCCGTAATGATTGTGTTAGAGGACCTCACTTAGCACAAATTGAAATTGAACGGCGTCACCGTCTGCATGGAATAGCACATGATGGCAAGTTCATGGAGTCTTTGCTGAATTATTTTTATAG GTTTGGTCATTTGTCTTGCTTTACTTCTGATGTGGAAATGTTTCTTCGCCTCCTAACTGATGATGAGAAAGATCAATTATTAGACAATATGAGAACTTTGGAATCAACATCTGCATCCCCTATAAAAGCCCTGGGCCATGCTATGACAGTTTTTAAAGTACAAGAATCTTTTGGTTTCATGTTCACTCTCTCTCTTAGGG AACTTGAAGGCACTGCTAGAAAAATGTTGGAAATGTTTTGTAAAGACCTTAAACTTTCAAGGGACCTGGACCCTCAGGAAAACATGCATGGAGAAGATTTGTTATCAATGGCCAGCAATATCCTTGTCCtg CTGTTTTGGCGTACTAGGAAGCTGGGATATTTGTTGGAGGCAATTATGGTTTTGGAGTATGGCCTAAACATAAGAAG ATATGTCTGGCAGTACAAGATTCTATTATTGCATTTGTACTCTTACTTGGGAGCTCTACCATTAGCATATGAATG GTATAGTACACTGGATGTCAAAAACATCCTTCTGGAGACAGTTTCCCACCACATTTTGCCCCAAATGATCAGTTCACCACTTTGGCAGGAAACTGGTGATCTTTTGAAAGATTATCTGAAATTTATGGATGATCATTTGCGAGAAGCTGCTGATCTTACTTGTGTTGCATATCGTCATCGTAACTACTCAAAA GTAATTGAGTTTGTTCAGTTTAAAGATCGCCTAGAAAACTCGAATCAACTTTTGATGGCAAGGCTCGATGTGTCCATTCTGCAGCTTAAGCAGAAAGCAGATAGTCTTCAAGAAGTGGAG TGCATCTTTGAAAACCTGAACTATGGCTCCAGGTTTCTTGAGATGTCGAATGAAGATAAACTGAAATCTTTGACATTTAACGAAGATCTCCAAGCAAGACCTTGGTGGTCTCCAACCTCCAGTGTAAATCTTCTTTCAG GATGTTTTGAAGAAGGATCTGCATGCCTAAGAGAGAGCTTA AAAGGTGGAGACGAGGAATACATCGTGAAGAAAGTTATTGAGAGAAAATCTATTCTTCCTCGGCTAGTCTATCTGTCAATTCAGAGTGGTTCCATCTCCTTGAAGGAAAATGATCGTAATGGCTCTTTATCTGATGCTAGTGCTGTCGGCGAACTAAAATGTCTTTTGGAGAGATATGCAAGGAACATTGGTCTTTCTTTTGATGATGCGATTAGTGTGATTCTTGCCATCTCCAGAGGTCAAAAATCGTTCAAG GAATTCGGTTCAGATTTCATCAGCTGGATAAACTTCGCTGTTTTTGTCAATGCGTGGAACCTGTGTTGCCGTGGTGTGAAGCTACTCAACGAAGATAAATGTGGTATGAGTTCATGGAGAATTGTCGATAGCTTGGTTAAGTCTTGTGTTGCTGAACAACTGATGCATGCGGAGCCTATATTGGCATCTCCCGGAGACAAGCTTCCGATTTTGGTACAGTTGGTGACAGAACCCATTTCTTGGCATATCCTAGTAATGCAGTCACGTATAAGATGGATGCTTCCatcaggaagaagaaagaagagaagtggTATGACGGATCATCTCAGTTCCCCAGATATGCAGGCCATGTGTGGTTCAGTGCGGTGTTTAATTGATGCCATACAACACATCGAGAGATGGGTGGCAGATCAAATGAACAGGTCGGAGGATCAGGATCTGGATATTTTACTGTCCCATATACATAGAGGAGATGCTGAGGGCGGGCCAGGCTGTGTGTTGCAAAGCCTGGAACAAAATGCATGTGCCGACGACGTAGGTGACAGAATATTGGGAGCTCTACAATCCTGGAGTTGTGCTACCGTTTGTAGGAAAATAGTGGGGGCACAACGTAAGATGCTATCACATTTACTCCGAATATGCCAGGCGAAGTTGAAGCTGTTGCGCTCGATGCAATGA
- the LOC135618558 gene encoding N-terminal acetyltransferase B complex auxiliary subunit NAA25-like isoform X3 → MVFCQTNKYVVCNSSGHKLLQLAEALLKKHMASHSLHEPDALVMYISILEQQEKYDAALEVLSGNLGSLIGIEEDKLRIQGRLLARACNYAAAAEIFQRVLESCPDDWQTFLHYLACLLEEDVNWSKTNSSHQSCLPCVDDIKACKATHLTKDEFDSRISNALSFVQKLQMDCRNDCVRGPHLAQIEIERRHRLHGIAHDGKFMESLLNYFYRFGHLSCFTSDVEMFLRLLTDDEKDQLLDNMRTLESTSASPIKALGHAMTVFKVQESFGFMFTLSLRELEGTARKMLEMFCKDLKLSRDLDPQENMHGEDLLSMASNILVLLFWRTRKLGYLLEAIMVLEYGLNIRRYVWQYKILLLHLYSYLGALPLAYEWYSTLDVKNILLETVSHHILPQMISSPLWQETGDLLKDYLKFMDDHLREAADLTCVAYRHRNYSKVIEFVQFKDRLENSNQLLMARLDVSILQLKQKADSLQEVECIFENLNYGSRFLEMSNEDKLKSLTFNEDLQARPWWSPTSSVNLLSGCFEEGSACLRESLKGGDEEYIVKKVIERKSILPRLVYLSIQSGSISLKENDRNGSLSDASAVGELKCLLERYARNIGLSFDDAISVILAISRGQKSFKEFGSDFISWINFAVFVNAWNLCCRGVKLLNEDKCGMSSWRIVDSLVKSCVAEQLMHAEPILASPGDKLPILVQLVTEPISWHILVMQSRIRWMLPSGRRKKRSGMTDHLSSPDMQAMCGSVRCLIDAIQHIERWVADQMNRSEDQDLDILLSHIHRGDAEGGPGCVLQSLEQNACADDVGDRILGALQSWSCATVCRKIVGAQRKMLSHLLRICQAKLKLLRSMQ, encoded by the exons ATGGTCTTTTGTCAGACCAATAAATAT GTAGTTTGCAACAGCAGTGGTCACAAACTGTTGCAGTTGGCAGAGGCTTTACTTAAGAAGCACATGGCTTCTCATAGCCTGCATGAGCCAGATG CACTTGTTATGTATATATCAATACTGGAACAACAAGAAAAGTATGATGCAGCTCTGGAAGTTCTTTCTGGGAATCTGGGTTCTCTTATAGGAATTGAAGAGGATAAGCTAAGGATCCAG GGGAGGCTTCTTGCACGTGCATGTAACTATGCTGCTGCTGCAGAGATCTTCCAGAGAGTCCTAGAGTCATG TCCGGATGATTGGCAGACATTTCTGCATTATTTAGCATGTTTGTTGGAGGAGGATGTGAACTGGTCCAAGACAAATTCCTCCCATCAATCATGTTTACCATGTGTTGATGACATTAAAGCATGCAAGGCAACtcatttaaccaaggatgag TTTGATTCACGAATCTCCAATGCTCTATCATTCGTTCAAAAGCTGCAAATGGATTGCCGTAATGATTGTGTTAGAGGACCTCACTTAGCACAAATTGAAATTGAACGGCGTCACCGTCTGCATGGAATAGCACATGATGGCAAGTTCATGGAGTCTTTGCTGAATTATTTTTATAG GTTTGGTCATTTGTCTTGCTTTACTTCTGATGTGGAAATGTTTCTTCGCCTCCTAACTGATGATGAGAAAGATCAATTATTAGACAATATGAGAACTTTGGAATCAACATCTGCATCCCCTATAAAAGCCCTGGGCCATGCTATGACAGTTTTTAAAGTACAAGAATCTTTTGGTTTCATGTTCACTCTCTCTCTTAGGG AACTTGAAGGCACTGCTAGAAAAATGTTGGAAATGTTTTGTAAAGACCTTAAACTTTCAAGGGACCTGGACCCTCAGGAAAACATGCATGGAGAAGATTTGTTATCAATGGCCAGCAATATCCTTGTCCtg CTGTTTTGGCGTACTAGGAAGCTGGGATATTTGTTGGAGGCAATTATGGTTTTGGAGTATGGCCTAAACATAAGAAG ATATGTCTGGCAGTACAAGATTCTATTATTGCATTTGTACTCTTACTTGGGAGCTCTACCATTAGCATATGAATG GTATAGTACACTGGATGTCAAAAACATCCTTCTGGAGACAGTTTCCCACCACATTTTGCCCCAAATGATCAGTTCACCACTTTGGCAGGAAACTGGTGATCTTTTGAAAGATTATCTGAAATTTATGGATGATCATTTGCGAGAAGCTGCTGATCTTACTTGTGTTGCATATCGTCATCGTAACTACTCAAAA GTAATTGAGTTTGTTCAGTTTAAAGATCGCCTAGAAAACTCGAATCAACTTTTGATGGCAAGGCTCGATGTGTCCATTCTGCAGCTTAAGCAGAAAGCAGATAGTCTTCAAGAAGTGGAG TGCATCTTTGAAAACCTGAACTATGGCTCCAGGTTTCTTGAGATGTCGAATGAAGATAAACTGAAATCTTTGACATTTAACGAAGATCTCCAAGCAAGACCTTGGTGGTCTCCAACCTCCAGTGTAAATCTTCTTTCAG GATGTTTTGAAGAAGGATCTGCATGCCTAAGAGAGAGCTTA AAAGGTGGAGACGAGGAATACATCGTGAAGAAAGTTATTGAGAGAAAATCTATTCTTCCTCGGCTAGTCTATCTGTCAATTCAGAGTGGTTCCATCTCCTTGAAGGAAAATGATCGTAATGGCTCTTTATCTGATGCTAGTGCTGTCGGCGAACTAAAATGTCTTTTGGAGAGATATGCAAGGAACATTGGTCTTTCTTTTGATGATGCGATTAGTGTGATTCTTGCCATCTCCAGAGGTCAAAAATCGTTCAAG GAATTCGGTTCAGATTTCATCAGCTGGATAAACTTCGCTGTTTTTGTCAATGCGTGGAACCTGTGTTGCCGTGGTGTGAAGCTACTCAACGAAGATAAATGTGGTATGAGTTCATGGAGAATTGTCGATAGCTTGGTTAAGTCTTGTGTTGCTGAACAACTGATGCATGCGGAGCCTATATTGGCATCTCCCGGAGACAAGCTTCCGATTTTGGTACAGTTGGTGACAGAACCCATTTCTTGGCATATCCTAGTAATGCAGTCACGTATAAGATGGATGCTTCCatcaggaagaagaaagaagagaagtggTATGACGGATCATCTCAGTTCCCCAGATATGCAGGCCATGTGTGGTTCAGTGCGGTGTTTAATTGATGCCATACAACACATCGAGAGATGGGTGGCAGATCAAATGAACAGGTCGGAGGATCAGGATCTGGATATTTTACTGTCCCATATACATAGAGGAGATGCTGAGGGCGGGCCAGGCTGTGTGTTGCAAAGCCTGGAACAAAATGCATGTGCCGACGACGTAGGTGACAGAATATTGGGAGCTCTACAATCCTGGAGTTGTGCTACCGTTTGTAGGAAAATAGTGGGGGCACAACGTAAGATGCTATCACATTTACTCCGAATATGCCAGGCGAAGTTGAAGCTGTTGCGCTCGATGCAATGA
- the LOC103994076 gene encoding pentatricopeptide repeat-containing protein At1g62350: protein MASVLLRGRAIRELGRGTSFSFLLRRDGGGGAIAGGGAGFLRSGSSSSASLASSPSLSIWRRKKEMGKEGLFVVQQLKRLASHGPRLQQFMRSHVARLLRTDLLAVLAEFQRQDNVFIAMKIYDAVRKEIWYRPDMFFYRDMLMMLARNKKLEEAKQVWAHLKSEDVHFDQHTYGDIVRAFLDGGLPAFAMEFYDDMRSSPDPPLSLPFRVMLKGLIPYPELREKMKQDFLDLFPDMIVYDPPDDLLDE, encoded by the exons ATGGCTTCGGTTTTGCTGAGGGGACGGGCCATCAGAGAGCTCGGCAGAGGGACCAGCTTCTCCTTCCTTCTACGCCGTGATGGAGGCGGCGGCGCCATCGCCGGAGGAGGAGCAGGTTTCCTCCGCTCCGGCTCCTCGTCCTCCGCCTCGCTGGCTTCGAGCCCTAGCCTCTCGATCTGGCGGCGGAAGAAAGAGATGGGGAAGGAGGGCCTGTTCGTGGTCCAGCAACTCAAGCGTCTCGCCTCCCACGGACCGCGCCTCCAGCAGTTCATGAGATCCCACGTCGCTCGGCTTCTGAGAACGGATCTGCTTGCGGTGCTCGCCGAATTCCAGCGTCAGGATAACGTTTTTATAGCCATGAAG ATATATGATGCAGTGCGGAAGGAGATATGGTACCGGCCAGATATGTTTTTCTACAGAGACATGCTCATGATGTTGGCAAGAAACAAGAAGTTGGAGGAGGCAAAACAGGTTTGGGCACATCTGAAGAGTGAGGATGTCCACTTTGATCAGCATACCTATGGTGACATTGTGAGAGCTTTCTTGGATGGTGGGCTACCTGCTTTTGCCATGgaattttatgatgatatgagaagCTCTCCTGATCCACCATTATCTCTCCCTTTCCGAGTTATGTTGAAAGGTCTCATACCATATCCTGAATTGAGGGAAAAAATGAAGCAGGATTTCTTGGACTTGTTTCCTGATATGATTGTATATGATCCACCAGATGACTTGCTTGATGAGTAG